In a genomic window of Gossypium arboreum isolate Shixiya-1 chromosome 9, ASM2569848v2, whole genome shotgun sequence:
- the LOC108456941 gene encoding importin subunit beta-1-like, which translates to MEVTQVLLNAQSIDGAVRKNAEESLKHFQEQNLTGFLLLLSGELVSEEKPVETRKLSGLILKNALDAKDQQRKVELVQRWLSLDGNAKSQIKAGLLKTLSSPVSDARSTASQVIAKVAGIELPHKQWPELVGSLLSNVHQLPVHAKQATLETLGYLCEEVSPDVIDQDQVNKILTAVVQGMSASEGNADVRLAATRALYNALGFAQANFSNDMERDYLMRVVCEATLSPEVRIRQAAFECLVSISSTYYEKLAPYIQDIFNITAKAVREDEEPVALQAIEFWSSICDEEIDILEEYGGDFTGDSDIPCFYFIKQAIPALVPMLLETLLKQEEDQDQDEGAWNIAMAGGTCLGLVARTVGDDIVPLVVPFIEENITKQDWRQREAATYAFGSILEGPSPTKLIPLVNVALNFMLSALTKDPNSHVKDTTAWTLGRIFEFLHGSAVDSPIITQANCQQIVVVLLQSMKDTPNVAEKACGALYFLAQGYEEVGPSSPLTPFFQEIVQSLLTVTHREDARESRLRTAAYETLNEVVRCSTDETAPLVLQLVPVIIMELHNTVEGQKLSSDEREKQSELQGLLCGCLQVIIQKLGSSESTKYLFLQYADQIMGLFLSVFACRSATVHEEAMLAIGALAYATGPDFVKYMPEFYRYLEMGLQNFEEYQVCAVTVGVVGDICRALEEKVVPYCDGIMTQLLKNLSSNQLHRSVKPPIFSCFGDIALAVGEYFEKYLMWAMSALQSAAELSTHTTGDDELIEYINTLRNGILEAYSGIFQGFKNSPKTQLLIPYAPHILQFLDGIYMEKDMDDVVMKTAIGVLGDLADTLGSHAASLIQQSVSSKDFLNECLSSEDVMIKESAEWAKLAISRAISV; encoded by the exons ATGGAAGTTACACAGGTGCTTTTGAATGCACAATCAATAGATGGAGCCGTGCGAAAGAATGCTGAAGAAAGTTTGAAACACTTTCAGGAGCAGAACCTTACAGGTTTCTTGCTGTTACTTTCTGGGGAGTTGGTAAGTGAGGAAAAGCCTGTGGAAACTCGTAAGTTATCAGGTTTGATACTTAAGAATGCATTGGATGCTAAGGATCAGCAGAGGAAGGTTGAGCTTGTTCAAAGATGGCTGTCGTTGGATGGTAATGCCAAGAGCCAGATTAAGGCAGGCCTATTAAAGACTCTGTCTTCTCCAGTATCTGATGCTCGGTCAACTGCATCTCAAGTTATTGCCAAGGTTGCTGGCATTGAGTTGCCACATAAACAGTGGCCTGAGTTGGTGGGTTCACTTTTATCAAATGTTCATCAGCTACCAGTTCATGCTAAGCAAGCCACATTGGAGACTCTTGGCTATTTGTGTGAGGAGGTGTCTCCTGATGTTATCGATCAGGATCAGGTAAATAAAATACTTACGGCTGTAGTTCAAGGCATGAGTGCTTCTGAAGGAAACGCTGATGTAAGGCTTGCTGCTACAAGAGCACTTTACAATGCTCTAGGATTTGCTCAGGCTAATTTCAGCAATGACATGGAGCGTGATTACCTCATGAGAGTTGTCTGTGAAGCAACCTTGTCTCCAGAAGTGAGAATAAGGCAAGCAGCTTTCGAATGTTTGGTCTCTATTTCATCAACTTATTATGAGAAACTAGCTCCTTACATCCAGGATATTTTTAACATTACGGCAAAGGCTGTGAGAGAAGATGAGGAACCTGTGGCCCTTCAAGCCATTGAGTTTTGGAGTTCTATTTGTGATGAGGAGATAGATATTTTGGAAGAATATGGAGGTGATTTTACTGGAGACTCTGATATTCCTTGCTTTTACTTTATCAAGCAAGCAATCCCTGCTCTTGTTCCTATGTTATTGGAGACACTCTTGAAGCAGGAGGAGGATCAGGATCAAGATGAAGGGGCTTGGAATATTGCAATGGCTGGGGGAACTTGTCTTGGTTTGGTTGCACGTACTGTAGGAGACGATATTGTTCCACTTGTTGTGCCATTTATTGAAGAGAATATAACAAAACAAGATTGGAGGCAGAGAGAGGCGGCAACTTATGCTTTTGGTTCAATCTTGGAGGGTCCTTCCCCTACAAAGTTAATACCTCTCGTGAATGTTGCCTTAAACTTCATGTTAAGTGCTTTGACAAAGGACCCCAATAGCCACGTGAAAGACACTACTGCATGGACCCTTGGACGAATCTTTGAATTCCTTCATGGCTCAGCTGTTGATTCACCCATCATCACTCAGGCAAATTGCCAACAGATAGTCGTAGTTCTGCTACAGAGTATGAAGGACACTCCTAATGTTGCTGAGAAGGCCTGTGGTGCTCTCTATTTTCTTGCTCAAGGTTATGAGGAGGTGGGTCCATCATCTCCTTTAACTCCTTTTTTCCAGGAAATTGTGCAGTCTCTTCTCACTGTCACTCACCGAGAAGATGCTAGGGAATCTCGGTTGAGGACAGCTGCGTATGAGACATTGAATGAAGTGGTGAGATGTTCTACAGATGAGACAGCTCCATTGGTGTTGCAATTGGTGCCCGTCATTATAATGGAGCTTCATAACACTGTTGAGGGGCAGAAGCTGTCATCTGATGAGAGGGAGAAGCAGAGTGAATTGCAAGGCCTTCTTTGTGGGTGTTTACAGGTGATTATTCAGAAGCTTGGTTCGTCAGAGTCAACCAAGTATCTGTTCTTGCAGTATGCAGATCAGATAATGGGGCTTTTCCTAAGTGTTTTTGCTTGTAGGAGTGCGACTGTGCACGAGGAGGCCATGCTTGCAATCGGAGCCCTTGCTTACGCTACTGGGCCAGATTTTGTGAAGTACATGCCTGAGTTCTATAGGTACTTGGAAATGGGTCTTCAGAATTTCGAAGAGTACCAAGTTTGTGCTGTCACAGTTGGTGTGGTGGGTGATATTTGCAGGGCATTAGAGGAAAAAGTTGTTCCTTATTGTGATGGGATCATGACACAACTTCTCAAGAATTTATCAAGCAATCAGTTGCATCGTTCCGTGAAGCCTCCCATATTTTCATGCTTTGGCGACATTGCATTGGCAGTAGGGGAGTATTTCGAAAAGTACTTAATGTGGGCTATGTCTGCCCTTCAGAGTGCTGCAGAGTTGTCTACCCATACAACAGGTGATGATGAATTGATTGAGTACATAAATACCCTAAGAAACGGAATTCTGGAGGCATATTCTGGTATATTCCAAGGGTTTAAGAACTCTCCTAAGACCCAGCTTTTGATTCCATATGCACCTCATATCCTCCAGTTCTTGGATGGCATATACATGGAGAAAGACAT GGATGATGTGGTCATGAAGACTGCCATTGGTGTCCTTGGAGATCTCGCTGATACATTAGGCAGTCATGCCGCATCTCTGATACAGCAATCTGTCTCAAGCAAAGACTTTTTAAATGAATGTTTGTCTTCAGAAGACGTTATGATTAAAGAATCAGCTGAATGGGCTAAGTTGGCCATTAGCCGTGCCATTTCTGTTTGA